The Paenibacillus sp. FSL R7-0204 genome includes a region encoding these proteins:
- a CDS encoding S8 family peptidase has product MINKKTAIIMLLLFILLVLQPIASTHAVNENADRSEVIFVLLEKPKQLKKIESLLANSEIEVKKIQEIGFLRLEGDVEQLEKCVRKAENIIDLSWYKEFPESSDANMFQNRSNWDLDGIEELNAYLWYAEIQTNNYATYNIQQGNPEVSIALLDSGVDLSNEQFGEMVNSVNGWNYVDGDGNIQDQSGHGTQVAGILNLLAPKISIVPYKIMNTDGGNSFDLLSAIVRATNDGNQVINISAGSYIQMDHAGQILLDAYQRAADYANKNQVMIVASSGNRFLNSSDSEYNEIHVPSMLEHVISVGAVTKSNRLAPYSNFGSYIDFVAYGGYLGDNFDTTGEVDVTDLMLTSFPGLLPNSPLDSILNIPQGFSLSYGTSLAAPQVSAAAGLLISNYYDKYHQYPPKNKIIKLMEQKAVDLGDPGRDNQFGYGEVLVQQMIQ; this is encoded by the coding sequence ATGATCAATAAAAAAACGGCTATTATTATGCTCTTGCTGTTCATACTCCTTGTGCTGCAGCCTATAGCATCGACCCATGCTGTTAATGAGAATGCGGACAGGTCAGAGGTAATATTTGTACTCTTGGAGAAGCCGAAGCAGTTGAAAAAGATTGAATCGTTACTTGCCAACAGTGAAATTGAAGTGAAGAAAATTCAGGAGATCGGCTTTTTGCGGTTGGAGGGTGATGTTGAACAATTGGAGAAGTGTGTGAGAAAAGCAGAGAATATTATAGATTTATCCTGGTATAAAGAATTTCCAGAATCTTCAGATGCGAATATGTTTCAGAACAGAAGTAATTGGGATTTAGACGGCATAGAAGAGCTTAATGCTTATCTGTGGTATGCTGAAATACAGACAAATAACTATGCCACTTATAATATACAACAGGGGAATCCCGAGGTTAGTATTGCTCTTCTGGATAGCGGTGTGGACTTGTCCAATGAGCAATTTGGGGAAATGGTCAATTCGGTAAATGGTTGGAACTATGTGGATGGGGACGGCAATATCCAGGACCAAAGCGGACATGGCACTCAGGTTGCAGGAATATTAAATCTATTGGCTCCTAAGATTAGTATTGTCCCCTATAAAATTATGAATACAGACGGAGGAAACAGCTTTGATCTGCTGAGTGCTATAGTACGGGCCACTAATGATGGAAACCAAGTTATTAATATCAGTGCCGGCAGTTACATTCAAATGGATCATGCAGGACAAATTCTATTAGATGCTTATCAGCGTGCCGCAGATTATGCAAACAAAAATCAAGTTATGATTGTGGCTTCTTCTGGAAATCGTTTTCTCAACAGTTCAGATAGTGAATATAATGAAATCCATGTTCCCAGTATGCTTGAACATGTTATTAGTGTGGGTGCGGTAACGAAGAGCAATCGTTTGGCTCCCTATTCCAATTTCGGATCTTACATCGATTTTGTGGCATACGGCGGTTATTTAGGTGACAACTTTGATACAACGGGAGAGGTCGATGTAACAGATCTGATGCTGACCAGTTTTCCCGGACTGCTGCCGAATTCACCGCTCGACAGTATATTAAATATACCACAAGGCTTTTCTCTTTCCTACGGAACAAGTTTGGCTGCTCCTCAGGTATCGGCTGCTGCCGGGCTGCTCATTTCAAATTATTATGATAAGTATCATCAGTATCCCCCAAAAAATAAAATTATTAAATTAATGGAACAAAAAGCTGTTGATCTCGGTGATCCGGGCCGGGACAATCAATTCGGTTATGGAGAAGTGCTTGTGCAGCAAATGATCCAATAG
- the smpB gene encoding SsrA-binding protein SmpB: MGKKADGKVLAQNKKASHDYFIEDTYEAGLVLTGTEIKSLRNGRANIGDAFATIRNGEIHIHNMHISPFEQGNRANPTDPTRTRKLLMHKEQIHKLLGSSKRDGFTIVPLKIYVRNGYAKLLIGLGKGKKEYDKRDSAAKRDAQRDIQRVLRDKQKVAR, from the coding sequence ATGGGTAAAAAGGCAGACGGGAAAGTGCTTGCCCAAAACAAGAAAGCTTCCCATGATTATTTTATTGAGGACACGTATGAAGCCGGTTTGGTTCTTACAGGAACTGAGATCAAATCTCTGCGTAATGGCCGCGCCAACATAGGGGATGCGTTCGCTACGATCCGCAATGGTGAGATTCATATCCACAACATGCATATCAGTCCTTTTGAACAGGGAAACCGCGCCAATCCTACCGATCCTACGCGCACACGTAAGCTGCTTATGCATAAGGAGCAGATACACAAGCTGCTGGGCTCGTCCAAACGGGATGGCTTCACCATTGTGCCGCTTAAGATTTATGTGCGTAATGGCTATGCCAAGCTGCTGATTGGTCTGGGTAAAGGTAAGAAGGAATACGACAAACGGGATTCCGCCGCAAAGCGAGACGCTCAGCGTGATATCCAGCGTGTGCTGCGCGACAAACAAAAGGTTGCCAGGTAG
- a CDS encoding DUF4177 domain-containing protein gives MSKYEYNYVSILVGTISGKLKEDYRQVIDRYAADGWKLHSLVPMPLLAGGQASVLDLIFERIIE, from the coding sequence ATGTCCAAATATGAATATAATTATGTATCAATTCTGGTGGGAACGATAAGCGGAAAATTAAAGGAGGATTACAGGCAGGTAATTGATCGGTACGCTGCCGATGGTTGGAAGCTGCACAGCCTTGTCCCCATGCCTTTGCTGGCAGGTGGACAGGCTTCTGTGCTGGATCTTATTTTTGAACGTATAATAGAATAA
- a CDS encoding peptidase domain-containing ABC transporter, protein MFIKRTPFVEQMLQTECGACCISMVAGKYNVHKTLRELRDMAGIGRDGITMYTMRNMAVRLGFEAKVFRVEMSQLVKLQLPVIVHWEENHYVVVDKISKNTVRIIDPAIGRRTISHEQFQKSFNSIVLEMLPTEAVVPQKKGSVWGKFIKYLLEIPKKVALVIVMAVIYQLGTLGMPILVQYLIDNIITANNFQLLSVFMLGVILLTIVQGGVQLFRGKFIIVLNNVLDRRMMQHFFSHILRLPYQFFQLRSFGDLLFRASSLRVIREMLSSRIVLGMLDFSAITFITIYMLNKSPLLTVLVVGLSLLNVLVLILTKRRLKEVNQDEILKTSQLQSYQTEFLYGIFGIKTAGIEKETYNRWASFLDQLINAYKNKEGFVNIISSISGTLQMMSPLVVLWIGAMQLFDNQLSLGELIAFYSLSNNFFSMSGSIVQTVNALLLTGAYLERVQDVLEEPLEHTDDDKEVIVEFKGNIRLEKVSFRYSQHSELVVNDINLDITSGQKIAIVGKSGAGKSTLAKLILGLYMPSDGTISFDGKDIRELNLSALRKQIGVVPQDASLFNRSIKDNISLYNEEVTMEEIENVTRMAEIYEDIVRMPMGFNTMVSELGMNISGGQRQRIALARALLNKPSVILLDEATSSLDHQNEKRIDHFLRKLKCTRIVIAHKLTTIMDSDLIIVMEDGRTVARGTHYELLETSQFYGEFYAKFQENTYSLTDERGITI, encoded by the coding sequence ATGTTCATAAAGAGGACACCATTTGTTGAGCAAATGCTGCAGACGGAATGCGGAGCATGTTGTATTTCTATGGTCGCAGGAAAGTACAATGTGCATAAGACATTAAGAGAATTGAGGGATATGGCAGGTATAGGCCGTGATGGAATTACAATGTATACGATGCGGAATATGGCCGTTAGACTAGGATTTGAGGCAAAAGTATTCCGGGTGGAAATGAGCCAACTCGTTAAACTGCAATTGCCGGTAATTGTTCATTGGGAAGAGAACCATTATGTAGTTGTTGATAAGATAAGTAAAAACACTGTAAGGATCATAGACCCGGCTATAGGCCGGCGTACTATATCCCACGAGCAATTTCAAAAAAGCTTCAATTCCATTGTATTAGAAATGCTACCAACAGAAGCAGTCGTCCCGCAAAAAAAAGGTTCAGTATGGGGAAAGTTCATCAAATACTTGTTGGAGATCCCTAAAAAAGTGGCGCTTGTCATCGTAATGGCTGTGATCTATCAGCTAGGAACTCTGGGTATGCCCATTTTAGTTCAGTATCTCATTGATAACATTATTACGGCCAATAATTTTCAATTGTTGTCTGTTTTTATGCTGGGTGTCATCTTACTGACGATAGTGCAGGGGGGAGTTCAGCTTTTTCGGGGGAAATTTATTATAGTCCTAAATAATGTGCTTGATAGAAGAATGATGCAGCATTTCTTTTCTCATATTTTGCGGCTTCCCTATCAGTTCTTTCAATTAAGATCGTTCGGTGATTTACTATTTCGGGCCAGCAGTCTCCGGGTGATCAGAGAGATGTTATCTTCTCGGATTGTGCTTGGAATGCTGGATTTCAGCGCGATTACTTTTATTACAATTTACATGTTGAATAAGTCTCCTCTTCTTACTGTTCTGGTAGTCGGATTATCGTTGTTAAATGTATTGGTATTGATTCTTACCAAACGCCGCCTAAAAGAGGTCAACCAGGACGAAATTCTGAAGACCTCTCAACTTCAGAGTTATCAGACTGAATTTCTATATGGCATCTTTGGAATCAAAACAGCAGGCATTGAGAAGGAAACATATAACCGCTGGGCCTCTTTCCTTGATCAGCTAATTAATGCTTATAAGAATAAAGAAGGATTTGTGAATATAATCTCCTCCATATCCGGCACGCTGCAAATGATGTCCCCTCTGGTTGTGCTATGGATCGGGGCCATGCAATTATTCGATAACCAGCTTTCGTTAGGTGAGCTGATAGCATTCTATTCGCTCTCTAACAATTTCTTTAGTATGAGCGGTTCTATTGTGCAGACAGTTAATGCATTGTTACTGACCGGAGCTTATCTAGAACGTGTGCAGGACGTATTGGAGGAGCCGCTTGAACATACAGATGACGACAAGGAAGTTATTGTAGAATTCAAAGGAAATATCCGCTTGGAGAAAGTATCATTTCGATACAGTCAGCACAGTGAGCTGGTGGTAAATGACATCAATCTTGATATCACCTCTGGACAAAAAATAGCGATTGTCGGAAAATCCGGTGCTGGAAAAAGTACTTTGGCTAAACTAATTCTTGGTTTATATATGCCTTCGGACGGCACGATTTCCTTTGACGGGAAAGATATCCGTGAATTGAACTTAAGCGCACTTCGTAAGCAGATTGGAGTAGTGCCTCAGGATGCTTCCCTGTTCAATAGGAGCATTAAAGACAATATCTCATTGTACAATGAAGAAGTCACAATGGAAGAGATCGAAAATGTCACAAGGATGGCTGAAATCTATGAGGATATTGTCCGGATGCCTATGGGATTTAACACAATGGTATCTGAGCTCGGAATGAATATATCTGGAGGACAGCGGCAGCGGATTGCTCTGGCGAGGGCGCTGCTTAACAAGCCTTCTGTCATATTACTGGACGAAGCTACTAGCTCGTTGGATCATCAGAATGAAAAACGGATAGATCATTTTCTAAGAAAGCTAAAGTGTACACGGATTGTCATCGCCCACAAGCTTACGACCATAATGGATTCAGACCTGATTATAGTGATGGAGGACGGGAGAACCGTGGCTCGTGGAACGCATTATGAACTGCTGGAGACAAGTCAATTCTATGGAGAGTTTTATGCCAAATTTCAAGAGAATACGTATTCACTGACGGACGAAAGGGGAATAACCATTTGA
- a CDS encoding type 2 lanthipeptide synthetase LanM family protein, translating into MMTEFTPAFKQSAYLHELVPFSTNMAHTEGEGIAYDISEKALNNKLYSLQLTKQNYELAIRNYPELSDQHSPEWVLTLQEILAYNPKSVSDIKYELPHKSFITYFTPFVLFIQHSLEVFFKALAQNHPQLEDMVDVHQYIESVIAIIHSDIDKLSTKMLIAELNIARLGGILEGNTGEERYVYYVEQCLGDSKYYAEIFEIYPVLGRIICERLLQLIEIHKTLASRYLQDYVSIKAEFGMHHPRLLSLQGDLGDSHKKGHSVEIVETSAGKLVYKPRSLAVDVHFAEVVAWLNDNGVKYPLRTAKVLDREHYGWQEFIPYSDCTEEEQIKRFFYRQGINVALLYAFRSVDFHNENLIASGEYPVLIDLETLFDNTIDLYQDHKELHVTALELKNSVLSSMMLPVKFKHDQVLDYDLSGIAGKGGQLSKRNKGYSIDNFGTDVMLFAEAEILTQSKLNVPGINGQEIEIFNYKEDLLEGFRETYGLIATHKKEFESLLDLFENDEVRHVFRPTHVYGKFLESSIHPKYLQRGIDRESLFDYMWSITEWSDRAHIFVRSEIDDLINHDVPYFTFRVGSKHLYNGAGEAFDDFYKETSLSLTKDRIRSFSQADRLKQERYISLSIATLIDNVWKGKPDLSTQSPSSVSVREEVVAIADRILSTALYDTKGRGPFWISTSVGDEDDIYLSPLPPGVYDGLGGLAICYAQLGSTLKSEKYEEAGRSILNEIINEEKFWMANMDSTSAFFGIGAFIYVYSYLGCLWDDTTLFKRAVDLLPYIEKLLPSEKDIDIIRGHAGLLKVLTNLYRVYPSEKVRLALQSLTDQFLVELDNSVLQDSCLRSAGFAHGLSGLAFSLAHVQSVLPIPEIERVIIELLRIENQFYVEDSRKWLDLRHSKHELSSDYWCHGSYGILLARAHIGALLPNVPPEVLMIERLLKDLSEEKEEAIGHSMCHGDLGNRNVMMDVHCLVPGLQPFNRVEQIRVNRIPEQHWMTGMHPDIESLGLFTGLSGIALGLLRFIDPVIPSILSLDIPHHRVAVCS; encoded by the coding sequence ATGATGACAGAGTTCACACCCGCGTTTAAACAAAGCGCCTATTTGCATGAATTAGTGCCGTTTTCAACGAATATGGCTCATACCGAGGGAGAGGGTATTGCGTACGATATTTCTGAAAAGGCTTTGAATAATAAACTATATTCACTCCAACTGACTAAACAAAACTATGAGCTTGCTATCCGGAACTATCCGGAACTATCAGATCAGCATTCTCCGGAATGGGTGCTGACTCTTCAGGAGATTCTAGCTTACAATCCTAAATCAGTATCCGATATCAAATATGAGCTGCCTCATAAGTCCTTTATTACATATTTCACTCCATTTGTACTGTTCATCCAACATTCTTTGGAGGTATTTTTTAAAGCTTTGGCACAGAATCATCCTCAATTGGAGGATATGGTGGATGTCCATCAATACATCGAAAGCGTAATTGCCATTATTCATAGCGACATAGATAAGCTGTCAACCAAGATGCTTATTGCGGAACTGAATATAGCAAGGTTAGGGGGAATACTGGAAGGGAATACCGGAGAGGAACGATATGTTTATTATGTTGAGCAATGTCTGGGTGATTCCAAATATTATGCCGAAATTTTTGAAATATATCCGGTATTGGGGCGAATTATTTGTGAACGTCTTCTCCAGTTGATAGAGATTCACAAAACGCTTGCAAGTCGTTATTTACAAGATTATGTATCTATTAAAGCTGAGTTTGGAATGCATCATCCACGATTGCTCAGTCTCCAGGGCGATTTGGGTGATTCTCACAAGAAAGGACATAGTGTAGAAATCGTTGAGACCTCTGCCGGCAAATTGGTGTATAAGCCACGTTCGCTTGCGGTTGACGTTCATTTTGCTGAAGTTGTAGCCTGGCTGAATGACAATGGTGTGAAATATCCTTTACGTACAGCTAAGGTGCTTGACCGTGAACACTATGGGTGGCAGGAGTTTATTCCATATAGCGATTGTACGGAAGAAGAACAGATAAAGCGTTTTTTTTACAGACAAGGTATAAATGTGGCTCTGCTGTATGCTTTTCGCTCTGTTGATTTCCATAATGAGAATTTAATTGCATCGGGTGAATATCCGGTCCTTATTGATTTGGAGACTTTGTTCGACAATACAATTGATTTATACCAGGATCATAAAGAACTTCATGTGACCGCGCTGGAGCTGAAGAATTCAGTGTTGTCCTCTATGATGTTGCCTGTTAAATTCAAGCATGATCAGGTACTTGACTACGATCTAAGCGGAATTGCTGGAAAGGGTGGGCAGCTGTCCAAGAGGAATAAGGGATATTCTATAGACAATTTTGGCACAGATGTGATGTTGTTTGCCGAAGCCGAAATCTTAACACAGAGTAAGCTTAATGTTCCGGGCATCAATGGACAAGAAATTGAAATTTTCAACTATAAAGAAGACCTGCTCGAAGGATTTCGTGAAACGTATGGTTTGATTGCAACTCATAAGAAGGAATTCGAGTCTTTGTTAGACCTCTTTGAGAACGATGAGGTGCGGCATGTCTTCAGGCCTACTCATGTGTATGGTAAATTCCTGGAATCCAGTATTCACCCTAAGTATTTGCAAAGGGGAATCGACCGGGAGAGTCTATTTGACTACATGTGGTCTATTACCGAATGGTCCGACCGTGCGCATATCTTCGTACGTTCTGAAATAGATGATTTAATCAACCATGATGTTCCTTACTTTACTTTCCGTGTTGGCAGTAAGCACTTGTATAATGGAGCAGGGGAAGCGTTTGATGACTTTTACAAAGAGACCAGCCTTTCCCTGACCAAGGACCGCATTCGTTCCTTCAGCCAAGCAGATCGTCTAAAGCAAGAGAGATACATCTCTCTTTCAATAGCCACACTCATTGATAATGTATGGAAAGGTAAACCTGATCTTTCCACACAGTCTCCCTCTTCCGTATCAGTAAGAGAAGAGGTTGTTGCTATAGCTGACCGGATATTGTCAACTGCTCTGTATGATACCAAAGGGAGAGGTCCGTTCTGGATTAGTACCAGTGTCGGGGATGAAGATGATATCTATTTATCACCTCTTCCACCGGGGGTATACGACGGATTAGGAGGTCTGGCAATCTGTTATGCCCAGTTGGGAAGCACCTTGAAATCGGAGAAGTATGAGGAAGCCGGAAGATCCATCTTGAATGAGATCATAAATGAGGAAAAATTCTGGATGGCCAATATGGACTCTACCTCTGCTTTTTTTGGTATTGGTGCTTTCATATATGTGTATTCCTACTTGGGTTGTTTGTGGGATGACACGACATTGTTTAAAAGAGCGGTAGATTTGTTGCCCTACATCGAGAAGCTTCTTCCGTCGGAAAAGGATATTGATATCATTAGAGGTCACGCGGGTCTGCTGAAAGTGTTAACTAATCTTTATCGTGTTTATCCAAGTGAAAAAGTTCGGTTGGCGTTGCAGAGCTTAACAGATCAGTTTTTGGTTGAGCTTGACAATTCCGTCCTTCAGGATAGCTGCCTAAGGTCTGCTGGATTTGCACATGGCCTTAGCGGGCTTGCCTTTTCTCTAGCGCATGTCCAGAGTGTGCTTCCGATACCTGAAATTGAGCGTGTAATCATTGAATTACTGCGCATCGAGAATCAGTTCTATGTGGAAGATAGCCGGAAATGGCTGGACCTGCGGCATAGCAAACACGAGTTATCCTCCGATTACTGGTGTCATGGCTCATACGGCATTCTGTTGGCCCGGGCTCATATCGGGGCTTTGTTGCCTAACGTGCCACCAGAGGTTTTAATGATTGAACGTTTATTAAAAGATCTTTCAGAAGAAAAAGAGGAAGCGATCGGACACTCGATGTGTCATGGTGATTTAGGTAACCGCAATGTAATGATGGATGTTCACTGTCTGGTTCCCGGATTGCAACCGTTCAATCGGGTGGAACAGATACGGGTTAACCGGATTCCTGAACAACATTGGATGACCGGAATGCACCCTGATATCGAATCGCTTGGTTTATTTACCGGACTTAGTGGAATTGCCTTAGGCTTGCTCCGGTTTATTGATCCCGTTATTCCATCCATTCTTTCGTTGGACATTCCGCACCATCGGGTAGCTGTATGTTCATAA
- a CDS encoding plantaricin C family lantibiotic: protein MNFNNEMVSAWKNPMARKNVSAVLHPSGDVLAELKEEDLQNIAGGWNTNTLTTSTSILVSMTLGNNGWVCTATKECMPSCN, encoded by the coding sequence ATGAATTTCAACAATGAAATGGTGTCTGCATGGAAAAATCCAATGGCCAGAAAAAATGTTAGTGCTGTTCTTCACCCCTCCGGTGATGTATTAGCAGAGTTGAAGGAAGAGGATCTTCAGAATATTGCCGGAGGATGGAACACTAATACCCTGACTACAAGTACTAGCATCCTTGTCAGTATGACGCTTGGCAACAACGGCTGGGTTTGTACAGCCACCAAAGAATGTATGCCTAGCTGTAATTAA
- a CDS encoding class II lanthipeptide, LchA2/BrtA2 family, with amino-acid sequence MYFMNNSQVRNDFLKSSDLVGVINEEELKMLTGGTGDVNPETTPLTPSSWTCITAGVTVSASLCPTTKCTSRC; translated from the coding sequence ATATATTTCATGAATAATTCACAAGTTCGCAATGATTTTTTGAAATCTAGTGATTTGGTAGGAGTAATCAATGAAGAGGAATTGAAAATGCTGACCGGGGGAACGGGCGATGTGAATCCGGAGACAACTCCGCTTACCCCCTCTTCCTGGACATGCATTACGGCGGGAGTTACGGTTTCGGCAAGCCTTTGCCCAACTACTAAATGTACTAGCCGCTGCTAA